A portion of the Oncorhynchus nerka isolate Pitt River linkage group LG27, Oner_Uvic_2.0, whole genome shotgun sequence genome contains these proteins:
- the si:ch211-210p4.6 gene encoding malignant fibrous histiocytoma-amplified sequence 1 homolog, which yields MSRPNGTGQSKKDWDLSGRKLKSVPPILLEHADEVRRLDLQRNKLRQLNWISNLVNLRELILSRNELVDFPLEFRSLKLLEKLYMNQNNIKVIPEDVFPHLGKLHFLKLSTNRLAKLPVDLSQCHSLTYLNLSNNCLKDIQAVVGLPKLKELFVERNSLTELPVQLFQKGNSELTLFKATGNPLRTPPEEVCDGGVRDIQSYFAMMEEEGPDTHTTAWTVKTMFLGSSMAGKSTLCRSLKQGGPVRVDEEDRTEGIEISEMDMEGIRFLFWDFAGQEEYYLTHHVFITPRALVILAVDLASYNMEDPQSYKEKVCFWINNIQLRVPASVVLLVGTHCDQCQDQDEVREKKRHIEENVRVMLKERNEVLQLQQKNLKGNTDPSLFSEQMSELDRLMEYHLQVLELVPIDCTMHEDIVKLKEHIVRHILTKDTFPCAERTLPKSYKEVELVIHDLVKQNQIPQHGIVSFDDLLSDLILHLELGEENVHSILRYLHRIGIIVWYEEIPALKDRVFVQPSFLISLFKTIVRHDLVKQMEAIPRDELRKEGNLLVHRGTWVDDFKEKGTLHNAATRILVRRELRRLRLDDEDLVEEVVGSRTKEGTLLSLLQHFEVCLPAKVGSPLNPAAPEFKPGEKQWKSSYLARGHLDGACLFPSYLQDNQMVVQMWGEDKLDDINVCVYFLPEIPHGFFHRLIIKTCSLYPTHWIGKDHCLLSSGDKLVLMRENNKDGDNKDGDQHIQIRCKRPETSEEFHRSWDLFLSVMTKLVELSRQWPGLSQHVHTPCKEKGCTAYFVWRDWQDLPISDIYDLVQEDKQLCRNGHTRRTELLFPKDPVVNKSKGQ from the exons ATGTCTCGACCTAATG gtacTGGGCAGAGTAAGAAAGATTGGGACCTGTCTGGTAGAAAACTGAAGTCCGTCCCTCCGATTCTCCTGGAGCATGCTGACGAGGTCAGAAGGTTGGACCTCCAGAGGAACAAACTGAGACAGCTCAATTGGATCTCCAACCTGGTAAACCTGAGAGAGCTCATCCTCTCCAGGAATGAGCTGGTGGACTTTCCCCTGGAGTTTAGATCTTTGAAACTTCTGGAGAAGCTCTACATGAACCAGAACAACATCAAGGTCATCCCTGAAGATGTCTTCCCTCATCTGGGGAAGCTACATTTCCTCAAGCTCAGCACCAACCGTCTGGCCAAACTCCCGGTGGACCTGAGTCAATGCCACAGCCTCACCTACCTCAACCTGTCCAATAACTGCCTGAAGGACATCCAGGCAGTGGTGGGGCTACCTAAACTCAAGGAGCTGTTTGTAGAACGGAATAGCCTGACTGAACTTCCAGTCcagctgttccagaaggggaACTCGGAGCTGACCCTGTTCAAGGCCACAGGGAACCCGCTGAGGACCCCcccagaggaggtgtgtgacgGAGGAGTGAGGGACATTCAGAGCTACTTCGCCATGATGGAGGAGGAAGGCCCTGACACGCACACCACAGCCTGGACAGTCAAGACCATGTTCCTGGGTTCCTCCATGGCTGGAAAGTCCACGCTGTGTCGTAGCCTGAAGCAGGGGGGGCCTGTGAGGGTAGATGAGGAGGACAGAACGGAGGGGATAGAGATCAGTGAGATGGATATGGAGGGGATCCGGTTCCTATTCTGGGACTTCGCAGGGCAGGAAGAATACTACCTGACGCATCACGTCTTCATCACCCCCAGAGCCCTCGTTATCCTCGCTGTTGATTTGGCCAG CTACAACATGGAAGACCCCCAGTCTTACAAAGAGAAGGTGTGTTTCTGGATCAATAACATCCAGCTTCGCGTCCCTGCCTCTGTGGTCTTACTGGTGGGAACTCATTGTGACCAGTGTCAAGACCAAGATGAggtgagggagaagaagagacacATCGAGGAGAATGTTCGAGTCATGCTCAAAGAAAGGAATGAGGTTTTACAACTACAGCAGAAGAACCTGAAGGGCAATACAGACCCCTCTCTGTTTTCTGAACAGATGAGCGAACTTGACCGGCTTATGGAGTATCATTTACAG GTCCTGGAACTTGTACCTATTGACTGCACTATGCATGAGGACATTGTCAAGCTCAAGGAGCACATTGTGAGGCATATCTTAACAAAGGATACATTCCCATGTGCTGAAAGGACCCTGCCCAAAAGCTACAAAGAAGTTGAGTTAGTCATTCATGACCTAGTGAAACAAAACCAAATACCTCAACACG GAATAGTTTCTTTTGATGACCTTCTGAGTGACCTCATTCTGCACCTTGAGTTGGGCGAGGAGAACGTCCACTCCATCCTACGCTACCTCCATCGTATCGGCATCATCGTGTGGTACGAGGAGATCCCTGCTCTGAAGGATAGGGTGTTCGTTCAGCCATCTTTTCTCATCTCACTCTTCAAG ACCATCGTGAGGCACGACCTGGTCAAGCAGATGGAGGCCATCCCCAGAGACGAGCTGCGGAAAGAGGGCAACCTATTGGTCCACCGGGGCACGTGGGTGGATGACTTCAAGGAGAAGGGCACCCTGCACAACGCGGCCACACGGATCCTGGTACGCAGAGAACTGAGGCGGCTGCGACTGGACGATGAAGatctggtggaggaggtggtgggaaGTAGGACTAAGGAGGGGACACTACTTAGCCTCCTGCAGCACTTTGAGGTCTGTCTCCCGGCTAAGGTGGGTAGTCCCCTGAACCCGGCGGCACCGGAGTTCAAACCCGGGGAGAAGCAGTGGAAGTCATCCTACTTGGCCAGGGGTCATCTGGACGGAGCATGTCTCTTCCCCAGCTACCTGCAGGACAATCAAATGGTGGTGCAGATGTGGGGAGAAGACAAGCTGGACGATATAAATGTCTGTGTTTACTTTCTACCTGAGATCCCTCATGGCTTCTTCCACAG GCTGATCATCAAGACGTGCTCCCTGTACCCGACTCACTGGATAGGGAAGGACCACTGCCTGCTCAGCTCTGGAGACAAACTGGTGCTGATGAGAGAGAACAATAAAGATGGAGACAATAAAGATGGAGATCAACACATACAGATTCGCTGCAAGAGACCTGAGACCAGCG AAGAGTTCCATCGTTCTTGGGATCTCTTCCTGTCGGTGATGACAAAGCTAGTGGAGCTGTCTAGACAGTGGCCTGGCCTATCCCAACATGTCCACACCCCCTGTAAGGAGAAAGGTTGCACAGCCTACTTCGTCTGGAGAGACTGGCAGGACCTCCCAATCTCAGACATATATGACCT TGTGCAGGAGGACAAACAACTCTGCCGAAACGGACACACGCGACGGACCGAGTTGCTTTTCCCAAAAG atcctGTTGTCAACAAATCTAAAGGACAATGA